From one Methanobrevibacter ruminantium genomic stretch:
- a CDS encoding ribonuclease H-like domain-containing protein, with the protein MTSRREEHEAYLEKILSNSLSSANPSKEAYERGRLGSLTYFNNLKFGLMHKYNDWDFLDIEGSKVIENIYGETLKITRKEKIDFSLENKNKSIKEDLASNLKLMPGIGFQKEMKLKENGYNNFYDLLNHPTYARNAEKLIEKIENDCFIKEFNLLKRLNKYPNSRNSTLKALSSLDPFNLKFMDIETLGLSNAAIILLGIAEIKGDYIESNQYLLRRKEEEPALIESYLSHIDEASVHVTYNGANFDIPFIKNRARLYRIDCNLDQTHFDLMYPSRNLWKDKLPNCKLTTIEEHLFGIKRDDDIPGAYIPDYYRTYLTTKNIGPLIPIIEHNRMDIVSLAHFLMRIYEASF; encoded by the coding sequence ATGACATCACGTAGAGAAGAGCATGAAGCATATCTGGAGAAAATTCTATCAAATTCATTATCTTCTGCAAATCCCTCTAAAGAAGCTTATGAAAGAGGTAGGCTAGGCTCTCTCACTTATTTTAACAATCTTAAATTTGGATTGATGCATAAATACAATGATTGGGATTTCTTGGATATTGAAGGAAGCAAAGTGATTGAAAATATCTATGGAGAAACCTTGAAGATTACAAGAAAAGAGAAAATAGACTTTTCTTTAGAAAATAAAAATAAATCCATTAAGGAAGATTTGGCTTCAAATTTAAAGTTAATGCCTGGAATAGGGTTTCAAAAAGAAATGAAACTTAAGGAAAATGGATACAATAATTTTTATGACTTGTTAAATCATCCCACTTATGCAAGAAATGCAGAAAAATTAATAGAAAAAATAGAAAATGACTGTTTCATCAAGGAGTTTAATCTACTGAAAAGATTGAATAAATATCCTAATTCCAGAAACAGCACTTTAAAGGCTTTAAGCTCTCTTGATCCATTTAATTTGAAATTCATGGATATTGAAACTCTTGGATTATCAAATGCAGCAATCATTCTACTTGGGATTGCTGAGATTAAAGGAGATTATATTGAATCCAACCAGTATTTGCTTAGAAGAAAGGAAGAGGAACCTGCACTTATTGAAAGCTATCTTTCACATATTGATGAAGCCAGCGTTCATGTAACATACAATGGAGCTAATTTTGATATTCCTTTCATAAAAAACAGAGCAAGATTATATAGGATAGATTGCAATCTTGATCAAACCCACTTTGACTTAATGTATCCTTCCCGCAACTTATGGAAAGACAAGTTGCCTAATTGCAAATTAACCACTATAGAAGAGCATTTATTCGGTATCAAAAGGGATGATGATATACCTGGAGCTTATATACCTGATTACTATAGAACATATCTAACAACTAAGAATATTGGCCCTTTAATCCCTATAATAGAGCATAATCGTATGGATATCGTTTCTCTCGCTCATTTCCTAATGAGAATATATGAAGCGTCTTTTTAG
- a CDS encoding DEAD/DEAH box helicase, translating into MTNMAKDKDEMENIDKFKNDIRFRKKIEHVETIPAKEASYKKVDKLEKKILNYLEEKEIKLYKHQALAIEKSREDKNIIITTPTASGKTLSFNLPVLEELIKDNDACALYIYPAKALSYDQLKVLRKFDEKLDLDINPNPYDGDTPKAKRYKIRQESRVILTNPYQIHLILQWHHQWKRFYSNLKYIVIDEAHYYKGIFGSNVAFLIRRLKRIANFYGSNPKFILSSATLANPLELAEKLTGEEFELIDEDSSPSGEKDFILYNPYKKLPVHSDDENLSIHQETERIFLYLLLKDIQTLCFTSSRKIAELIALWTKRDMEHTKKRYVDRISAYRAGYLAEDRREIEDGLKSRKYLGVTSTNALELGIDVGSLDAVIISGFPGSMISTWQQGGRSGRGNQKSLVILVAFENQLDQYFMKNPEFFFDKPHENVVIDLNNEKLLNNHIICAANELPLAPEEIEKVFGVDEEFIDNIVQNRDLRKSAGVYIYPYDDNPAFEFSLDQISNEIFSVMNGNQLIEKIERSQMYREAHEGAILINKGQTYIVTDVDFNTHIINVIKRDVNAHTIALKRTQTKIIKKIKKVKIGDFTVHYGELEVEEDYYKYKRMEFSKTIGTYILDLPPLKFKTKGLWFTIPNSVKETLEERFKNESEVYEGGLHGAEHALIGLFPLHVMCDRFDIGGLSTNYHEDTQEASIFIYDAYEGGIGICEKAIDVFSKLTNSTRNLLKTCECENGCPSCIYSPKCGNDNKPLHKKATEFILDYMWEEMNKLSPEELSALENQNLEDNISYNETYYNQKDKRSRDIENSNEPIDEEMVENEENEEIDPLDEAYADALEEFNKGNYSIAKDILTNILIKKDSADAYYLIGKILYEQDDKLGALSFVKKAISIDSGHEDANEFLLELKH; encoded by the coding sequence TATTGAAAAGTCAAGAGAAGACAAGAACATAATCATTACAACACCAACTGCAAGTGGAAAGACATTATCCTTCAATTTACCTGTATTGGAAGAACTCATTAAGGATAATGACGCTTGTGCATTATACATTTATCCTGCTAAGGCATTATCTTATGACCAATTAAAGGTTTTAAGGAAATTTGATGAGAAACTAGACCTTGACATTAATCCAAATCCTTATGATGGAGACACACCAAAGGCTAAAAGGTATAAAATTAGGCAGGAATCAAGAGTTATTCTTACAAACCCATATCAAATTCATTTGATCTTGCAATGGCATCATCAATGGAAACGTTTCTATTCAAATCTAAAGTATATTGTTATTGATGAAGCCCATTACTATAAGGGGATATTCGGTTCAAACGTTGCATTCCTAATTAGAAGGTTGAAGAGAATTGCTAATTTCTATGGATCCAATCCTAAATTCATATTGTCTTCAGCAACACTTGCTAATCCTTTAGAGCTTGCAGAAAAGTTAACTGGAGAGGAATTTGAATTGATTGATGAGGATAGCTCTCCAAGCGGTGAGAAAGACTTTATTCTATACAATCCATATAAAAAATTGCCCGTTCATTCTGATGATGAAAATCTATCCATTCACCAGGAAACTGAAAGGATTTTCCTTTATTTGCTGCTTAAAGACATACAAACATTATGCTTCACATCAAGCAGAAAGATTGCAGAATTGATTGCATTATGGACAAAAAGGGATATGGAGCATACTAAAAAGAGGTATGTGGATAGGATTTCAGCTTATAGGGCAGGCTATTTGGCTGAAGACAGAAGAGAAATAGAAGACGGCCTAAAATCAAGAAAATATTTAGGCGTTACCTCTACAAATGCCCTTGAATTAGGTATTGATGTAGGCAGTTTAGATGCTGTAATCATTTCAGGATTCCCTGGCTCCATGATTTCAACCTGGCAGCAAGGAGGAAGATCTGGTAGAGGAAATCAGAAATCCCTTGTCATATTGGTTGCATTTGAAAACCAATTGGACCAATACTTTATGAAAAATCCAGAATTCTTCTTTGACAAGCCTCATGAGAACGTTGTAATCGATTTGAATAATGAAAAGCTATTGAATAATCATATTATTTGTGCTGCAAATGAATTGCCACTTGCTCCAGAAGAGATAGAAAAGGTATTCGGTGTAGATGAAGAATTCATAGACAATATCGTTCAGAACAGGGACTTGAGAAAGAGCGCAGGAGTTTACATTTATCCTTATGATGATAATCCAGCATTTGAATTTTCGCTTGATCAGATTTCAAATGAGATATTCAGCGTAATGAATGGAAATCAATTGATTGAAAAGATAGAAAGGTCTCAAATGTATAGGGAAGCTCATGAGGGAGCTATTTTAATCAATAAAGGCCAAACTTATATTGTAACTGATGTCGACTTTAACACTCATATTATAAATGTGATTAAAAGGGATGTCAATGCCCATACAATTGCACTTAAGAGGACTCAAACAAAAATCATTAAAAAGATCAAAAAGGTCAAGATTGGAGACTTTACTGTTCATTATGGAGAGCTTGAAGTAGAGGAAGACTATTATAAATACAAGAGAATGGAATTTTCAAAGACAATTGGAACATACATTCTAGACTTGCCTCCATTGAAATTCAAGACAAAAGGATTGTGGTTTACAATTCCAAACAGTGTCAAAGAGACATTGGAAGAGAGATTTAAGAATGAAAGCGAAGTCTATGAAGGAGGCCTTCACGGTGCAGAACATGCTTTGATAGGACTGTTCCCACTTCATGTGATGTGTGATAGATTTGATATTGGCGGACTTTCAACCAATTATCATGAAGACACTCAAGAAGCTTCAATTTTCATTTACGATGCATATGAAGGAGGAATTGGTATTTGTGAAAAGGCAATTGATGTATTCAGCAAATTAACCAATTCTACAAGGAATCTTCTAAAGACATGCGAATGTGAAAACGGTTGCCCTTCCTGTATATACTCTCCTAAATGTGGAAATGATAACAAGCCATTGCATAAGAAAGCTACTGAGTTCATTTTGGATTATATGTGGGAAGAGATGAATAAGTTATCTCCAGAGGAATTATCTGCATTGGAAAATCAGAATTTAGAGGATAATATATCCTATAATGAAACATATTATAACCAAAAAGATAAGAGAAGTAGGGATATAGAAAATTCTAATGAGCCTATCGATGAAGAGATGGTGGAAAATGAGGAAAATGAAGAGATAGATCCTTTAGATGAGGCATATGCTGATGCCCTTGAAGAGTTCAATAAGGGAAACTATAGCATTGCTAAAGATATATTAACCAATATACTAATCAAGAAAGATAGTGCAGACGCATATTATCTCATTGGAAAAATACTTTATGAGCAAGATGATAAGTTAGGGGCTTTATCTTTTGTGAAAAAAGCTATTTCAATTGATTCTGGACATGAGGACGCTAATGAATTCTTGCTTGAATTGAAACATTGA